A stretch of Phragmites australis chromosome 12, lpPhrAust1.1, whole genome shotgun sequence DNA encodes these proteins:
- the LOC133887254 gene encoding LOW QUALITY PROTEIN: uncharacterized protein LOC133887254 (The sequence of the model RefSeq protein was modified relative to this genomic sequence to represent the inferred CDS: deleted 1 base in 1 codon) → MMAAEQSHPDSVLPQPASSTPKNSSMSWRAWLALTCRNTAPTFLLALSVRDGVLWYRDGGGDTRVDDGGFGAVPASGVAIAGLPETTAGESEASGEECAACLEGYEAGGTLKTMPCSHDFHERCIFGWLRVSRLCPLCRFVLPADSETEEEEEADDHDDDGEEEPSASASFFLMIE, encoded by the exons ATGATGGCCGCCGAACAatcgcatccggactccgtgcTGCCCCAGCCAGCGTCCTCGACCCCCAAGAATTCCTCGATGTCTTGGCGCGCTTGGCTCGCGCTGACCTGCCGAAACACGGCGCCCACCTTTCTGTTGGCGTTGAGCGTGCGAGATGGTGTTCTGTGGTaccgcgacggcggcggcgataCCCGAGTGGATGATGGCGGGTTCGGCGCCGTGCCGGCCTCGGGCGTGGCCATCGCTGGTCTGCCGGAGACGACGGCGGGCGAGAGCGAGGCGAGCGGGGAAGAGTGCGCGGCGTGCCTTGAGGGTTACGAGGCGGGCGGCACGCTCAAGACGATGCCCTGCTCGCACGACTTCCACGAGCGG TGCATCTTCGGCTGGCTCCGTGTCAGCCGCCTCTGCCCGCTCTGCCGCTTCGTGCTGCCGGCTGACTCGGaaacggaggaggaggaggaggcggatgATCACGATGATGATGGCGAAGAAGAACCGAGCGCATCTGCTAGCTTCTTCTTGATGATCGAATAG